From the Pseudarthrobacter sp. MM222 genome, one window contains:
- a CDS encoding DivIVA domain-containing protein: MVPANQPNGIEGNIVTVDIQRQIPASFDRVQRNQYGYNAKQVDQFLQRARVSFEAPGSAGRPVKSADVRAVTFDPVKGGYAAAGVDAALDRLEDALALRERDELIGERGEEAWLREIGRLAGLLRGRLHRPDGQRFRRPSKAKVRSYNTSDVDDLCHELIGYLEEDRPLSVDNVRRAVFRPAVGRDGYEESQVDAFLDRVVQLMAAID, from the coding sequence ATGGTGCCAGCTAACCAGCCGAACGGCATTGAAGGAAACATAGTTACAGTGGACATTCAACGGCAGATTCCTGCTTCCTTTGACCGCGTGCAGCGGAACCAGTACGGGTACAACGCCAAGCAGGTTGATCAGTTCCTGCAGCGCGCACGGGTGTCGTTCGAAGCCCCGGGCTCCGCGGGCCGTCCGGTGAAGAGTGCCGACGTCCGCGCGGTGACGTTCGACCCCGTCAAGGGCGGCTATGCCGCGGCTGGCGTCGATGCCGCCCTGGACCGGCTCGAGGACGCACTGGCCTTGCGGGAACGCGATGAGCTGATCGGGGAACGCGGCGAGGAAGCCTGGCTTCGCGAGATCGGCCGGCTGGCCGGCCTGCTGCGCGGACGGCTGCACCGGCCCGATGGCCAGCGCTTCCGCCGTCCCAGCAAAGCCAAGGTGCGCAGCTACAACACCAGCGACGTCGATGACCTCTGCCATGAGCTGATCGGCTACCTGGAAGAAGACCGGCCGCTGAGCGTGGACAACGTCCGGCGGGCCGTGTTCCGGCCGGCTGTGGGCCGCGACGGCTACGAGGAAAGCCAGGTGGACGCCTTCCTGGACCGCGTCGTCCAGCTGATGGCCGCCATCGACTGA
- a CDS encoding N-acetylglucosamine-6-phosphate deacetylase, translated as MSLQPAVAPRAAVDPGSFLLSGTVLTDGTVLEDAVVAVSEGRISYAGPRTGFDPRTLPGLEDVELPPGSMILPGLVDLHCHGAAGGDFPGGDLLSARSAVEFLHASGTTTLLASLVTAPREDLLRGAETLRPLSEEGLIAGIHAEGPFLSHVRCGAQDPRFLLEPDLHLLRDLVESAGGYLRTMTYAPELPGAAALVQALVDLGVTPSLGHTNADASTTAASLTQAANLLAASTLGSDARPTVTHLFNGMPSLHHRDPGPVAACLRMAAAGTAAVELVADRVHLHPDTVRMVFALVGGDNVILVTDSMAATGLPDGDYDLGPAGVCVSGGEARLRSNGALAGGTATLLDVVRRTVEAGVDAASAVVSATAVPARILGIQKEVGSLRPGLRANILAVDRDFRPIRVFRRGLQLPRPAAAITAATAPAS; from the coding sequence ATGAGTCTTCAACCTGCCGTTGCGCCCCGTGCCGCAGTTGACCCCGGTTCTTTCCTGCTGTCCGGGACCGTCCTAACGGACGGAACCGTTCTTGAGGACGCCGTAGTCGCGGTCAGCGAGGGGCGCATCTCCTATGCCGGACCACGGACCGGGTTCGATCCACGCACCCTGCCGGGGCTGGAGGATGTGGAGTTGCCGCCCGGCAGCATGATCCTCCCTGGGCTGGTTGACCTTCACTGCCATGGCGCAGCGGGCGGAGATTTTCCTGGCGGTGATCTCCTATCAGCCCGATCCGCGGTCGAGTTCCTTCACGCCAGCGGTACCACCACCTTGCTGGCTAGCCTGGTGACCGCTCCCCGGGAGGACCTGCTGCGCGGCGCTGAAACCCTGCGCCCCCTTTCTGAGGAGGGACTGATCGCTGGAATTCACGCCGAGGGGCCGTTCCTTTCCCACGTGCGCTGCGGCGCCCAGGATCCCCGGTTCCTCCTCGAACCCGATCTTCACCTGCTCCGGGACCTCGTGGAGAGCGCAGGCGGGTACCTGCGCACCATGACCTATGCTCCCGAACTGCCCGGCGCCGCAGCATTGGTACAAGCCTTGGTTGATCTCGGCGTCACGCCGTCCCTGGGCCACACCAACGCTGATGCCTCGACGACGGCGGCCTCCCTCACCCAGGCAGCGAACCTGCTCGCCGCATCGACGCTGGGCAGCGACGCGCGTCCGACGGTCACCCACCTGTTCAACGGCATGCCATCGCTGCACCACCGCGACCCCGGGCCCGTAGCGGCCTGCCTGCGAATGGCGGCGGCAGGTACGGCCGCTGTGGAACTTGTTGCCGACCGCGTCCACCTCCACCCGGACACCGTCCGTATGGTCTTCGCACTCGTTGGCGGGGACAACGTCATTCTGGTGACCGACTCCATGGCCGCGACGGGACTGCCGGACGGCGACTACGACCTTGGGCCCGCAGGGGTCTGCGTCAGCGGCGGCGAGGCCCGGCTCCGCAGCAATGGCGCCCTCGCCGGCGGAACTGCGACACTGCTGGACGTTGTTCGGCGGACGGTCGAAGCAGGGGTGGACGCGGCAAGCGCCGTTGTATCAGCCACGGCCGTTCCGGCCAGGATCCTTGGCATCCAGAAAGAAGTAGGAAGCCTCAGACCAGGGCTGAGGGCGAACATCCTGGCTGTGGACCGCGACTTCCGCCCGATCAGGGTGTTCCGTCGCGGCCTTCAACTCCCCCGGCCAGCCGCAGCCATCACAGCCGCCACCGCGCCTGCTTCCTAA
- a CDS encoding N-acetylmannosamine-6-phosphate 2-epimerase → MILSPDRLASLRGRLIVSCQAYPGEPMRDPRTTAQVAASAVIGGAAAVRVQGLADVQHTRAAVEVPVIGLWKDGHDGVFITPTLRHALAVANAGAHVVAVDGTRRARPDRLTLAQAVAGIHTESHALVMADCGSFEDAAAAVEAGADLIGTTLAGYSGDRPKTQGPDLALLEQIAAADFGVPLIAEGRLHTPAQARQALDAGAFAAVVGTAITHPATITGWFADALK, encoded by the coding sequence ATGATTCTGTCCCCCGACCGCCTTGCATCCTTGCGGGGACGGCTCATCGTGTCCTGCCAGGCATACCCGGGTGAGCCCATGCGCGATCCCCGCACCACCGCACAGGTCGCTGCTTCCGCTGTCATCGGCGGCGCGGCCGCGGTCCGGGTGCAGGGACTGGCGGACGTCCAGCACACCCGCGCCGCGGTGGAAGTCCCGGTGATTGGGCTGTGGAAGGACGGGCACGACGGTGTCTTCATCACCCCAACCCTCCGGCATGCCCTCGCGGTAGCCAACGCCGGCGCCCACGTCGTGGCCGTCGACGGCACCCGCCGCGCACGCCCGGATCGCCTCACCCTCGCCCAGGCAGTGGCCGGGATCCACACAGAATCCCACGCTCTGGTGATGGCTGACTGCGGGTCTTTCGAGGACGCAGCGGCCGCCGTCGAGGCCGGCGCGGACCTGATAGGGACGACACTTGCCGGCTATTCCGGTGACCGGCCTAAGACCCAGGGGCCGGACCTTGCACTGCTTGAACAGATTGCGGCAGCTGACTTCGGTGTGCCGCTCATCGCCGAGGGCCGGCTGCATACCCCCGCCCAGGCGAGGCAGGCACTTGATGCCGGCGCCTTCGCCGCGGTGGTGGGAACAGCCATCACACACCCGGCCACCATTACCGGCTGGTTCGCGGACGCCTTGAAATGA
- a CDS encoding sensor histidine kinase, with product MPDSPLYTAAAIAVIAMAIAVVVAVGLKVLRSFRELGTDAEQATYKTLHAASRAGQHLRTGLNPAGAAKASRQLRSLLGCDALAITDTTGVLAWDGAGEELKPALMGLAARVLDGGHTAVIPPGELQLLADGGAPGTLPPEAERAVVIAPIKAGARVVGVVAAFAPAAGAGLVRATGEVADWVATQVELAELDASRTLLMEAEVRALRAQISPHFIYNSLNAIASFINTDPVRARELVVEFADFTRYSFRRHGDFTTLAEELRCIDRYLLLERARFGDRVQVSLRIAPEVLSTVIPFLSLQPLVENAVRHGLEAKEGPGHISITANDSGAFAEVTIEDDGVGIDPEQLRSVLAGHSDGDHVGLRNVDARLRQVYGEENGLVIETAPGEGTLITMRVPKSQPRHDA from the coding sequence ATGCCGGACTCTCCGCTGTACACTGCTGCCGCCATCGCCGTGATCGCAATGGCGATCGCCGTCGTCGTCGCGGTCGGACTCAAGGTGCTCCGCTCCTTCCGGGAGCTGGGAACCGACGCCGAGCAGGCCACGTACAAGACTTTGCATGCCGCCTCCCGGGCCGGGCAGCACCTGCGGACCGGACTCAACCCCGCCGGCGCGGCCAAGGCCAGCAGGCAGCTGCGCAGTCTGCTGGGCTGCGATGCGCTGGCGATCACCGACACAACGGGGGTACTCGCGTGGGACGGGGCCGGGGAGGAACTGAAGCCGGCCCTGATGGGGCTCGCGGCCCGCGTGCTCGACGGCGGCCACACCGCGGTGATCCCGCCCGGCGAGCTGCAGCTGCTGGCCGACGGCGGCGCACCCGGGACGCTTCCACCCGAGGCGGAGCGCGCCGTCGTGATCGCCCCGATCAAGGCCGGCGCGCGGGTGGTGGGCGTCGTGGCCGCCTTTGCCCCCGCCGCGGGCGCCGGGCTGGTCCGCGCCACGGGTGAGGTAGCCGACTGGGTGGCCACCCAGGTGGAACTGGCCGAACTCGACGCCAGCCGAACCCTCCTGATGGAGGCCGAGGTCCGGGCGCTCCGGGCCCAGATCAGCCCGCACTTCATCTACAACTCGCTGAACGCGATCGCCTCCTTCATCAACACAGATCCCGTGCGGGCCCGCGAGCTCGTGGTGGAATTCGCCGACTTCACCCGCTATTCCTTCCGACGGCACGGCGATTTCACCACCCTGGCCGAGGAGCTGCGCTGCATCGACAGGTATCTCCTGCTGGAACGCGCCCGGTTCGGCGACCGGGTCCAGGTCAGCCTGCGGATCGCACCCGAAGTGCTCAGCACCGTCATCCCCTTCCTGAGCCTGCAGCCGCTCGTCGAGAACGCCGTCCGGCATGGGCTCGAAGCCAAGGAGGGTCCGGGGCACATTTCCATCACGGCCAATGACTCCGGGGCCTTTGCCGAGGTCACTATCGAGGACGACGGCGTGGGCATCGACCCGGAACAGCTCCGCTCCGTCCTGGCCGGGCACAGCGACGGCGACCACGTCGGGCTCCGCAACGTCGACGCCCGGCTGCGCCAGGTCTACGGGGAAGAGAACGGGCTCGTGATCGAAACGGCTCCCGGGGAGGGAACCCTTATCACGATGCGGGTGCCGAAATCGCAGCCCCGCCACGACGCTTGA
- a CDS encoding DUF485 domain-containing protein, producing MGHDAQETDAAAAVDFKEVQSTEQFQELRKRHRSFVFPMAIAFLLWYFAYVLLADYAVGFMSTKVWGNINIGLILGLLQFVSTFAITGWYVSYSNRKLDPIAAEIRHEIEGHEFDKDGNKIGGVNK from the coding sequence ATGGGTCACGACGCCCAAGAAACGGACGCAGCGGCGGCCGTGGACTTCAAGGAAGTCCAGTCGACGGAGCAGTTCCAGGAACTGCGCAAACGTCACCGCAGCTTTGTCTTCCCGATGGCCATAGCGTTCCTGCTCTGGTACTTCGCCTACGTTCTGCTGGCCGATTACGCGGTCGGCTTCATGTCCACCAAGGTATGGGGCAACATCAACATCGGCCTGATCCTGGGCCTGTTGCAGTTCGTCTCCACGTTCGCCATCACGGGCTGGTACGTCAGCTACTCGAACCGGAAGCTTGACCCGATCGCCGCAGAAATCCGGCACGAAATCGAAGGCCATGAATTTGACAAGGACGGCAACAAAATCGGCGGGGTAAACAAATGA
- a CDS encoding glucosamine-6-phosphate deaminase — protein sequence MEIFVVPDASGTGAVAAGILAAVIRSKPDAVLGVATGSSPLPVYAALAEHTLDMSGVQAFALDEYVGLPAGHLQSYAEVVRREVTERLGMDPALVSVPDGGAEDPHHAAALYDAAIRAVGGVDVQILGIGHNGHIAFNEPGSGLDSRTRVEFLAERTRKANARYFRSVDDVPTQCITQGLGTIREARHLLMVVNGADKAEVLAAALHGPVTPECPASVLQLHPHVTVVADEAAAVLLGAELGQVAVRVATPSA from the coding sequence ATGGAAATTTTTGTAGTCCCCGATGCGTCGGGTACCGGAGCTGTTGCCGCCGGGATTCTTGCCGCCGTCATCCGGAGCAAGCCGGATGCTGTCCTTGGTGTCGCTACGGGCAGCTCCCCACTGCCCGTTTACGCGGCGCTGGCCGAGCACACTTTGGACATGTCCGGGGTCCAAGCGTTCGCCCTCGATGAGTACGTTGGCCTGCCGGCTGGGCACCTGCAAAGCTACGCCGAAGTGGTCCGCCGTGAAGTGACCGAACGTTTGGGTATGGACCCGGCCCTTGTTTCAGTTCCCGACGGCGGCGCCGAAGATCCTCACCACGCAGCAGCCCTGTATGACGCCGCCATCCGCGCCGTCGGCGGCGTGGACGTGCAGATTCTGGGGATAGGCCACAACGGGCACATTGCCTTCAATGAACCGGGCTCGGGGCTCGATTCCCGGACTCGCGTGGAATTTTTGGCCGAGCGGACCCGCAAAGCCAACGCGCGCTACTTCCGGTCTGTTGACGACGTGCCAACCCAGTGCATTACCCAGGGCCTCGGTACCATTCGTGAGGCCCGGCACCTGCTGATGGTGGTCAACGGGGCGGATAAGGCTGAAGTTCTGGCTGCAGCACTGCACGGGCCGGTGACCCCGGAGTGTCCCGCTTCGGTACTGCAGCTGCACCCGCATGTGACCGTGGTGGCAGACGAAGCTGCGGCTGTCCTCCTTGGTGCCGAGCTTGGACAGGTGGCCGTCAGGGTCGCGACGCCGAGCGCCTGA
- a CDS encoding LytR/AlgR family response regulator transcription factor, whose protein sequence is MINVLVADDELPAVEELAFLLRKDDRIGMIHRASSGAEALRALEVEEVDAVFLDIHMPALSGLDIARVISRSAHPPAVVFVTADEDRALEAFELAAVDYLLKPVRAERLAKSIGRISELLKDGAPAPEMITVDLGGNTKMIRREDVTYVQAQGDYARLHTADASYLIRVPLADLEQQWSDAGFIRTHRSYLIALNHVSHLKLAAARPSVTVAGAELPISRRHLPSVREKLESTRIRPHV, encoded by the coding sequence ATGATTAACGTCCTCGTCGCAGACGACGAGCTGCCCGCCGTCGAGGAACTGGCATTCCTGCTCAGAAAAGATGACCGGATCGGCATGATCCACCGCGCCTCCTCCGGCGCAGAGGCCCTCCGGGCGCTCGAAGTCGAAGAGGTCGACGCCGTCTTCCTCGACATCCATATGCCTGCCCTGTCCGGGCTCGACATTGCCCGCGTGATATCCCGCAGCGCGCACCCGCCGGCCGTTGTCTTCGTCACCGCCGACGAGGACCGTGCGCTGGAAGCGTTCGAGCTGGCCGCCGTGGACTACCTGCTGAAACCCGTGCGGGCCGAGCGGCTGGCAAAGTCCATCGGCCGGATCAGCGAGCTGCTCAAGGACGGCGCCCCGGCGCCGGAGATGATCACCGTGGACCTCGGCGGCAACACCAAGATGATCCGCCGCGAGGACGTCACCTACGTCCAGGCGCAGGGCGACTACGCCAGGCTCCACACCGCGGATGCGAGTTATCTGATCCGGGTCCCGCTGGCCGATCTCGAGCAGCAATGGTCCGACGCCGGCTTCATCCGCACGCACCGCTCATACCTGATTGCGCTGAATCACGTCAGCCATCTGAAGCTCGCGGCGGCCCGCCCCAGCGTCACCGTGGCCGGGGCCGAGCTGCCCATCAGCCGCCGGCACCTGCCGTCCGTGCGGGAGAAACTGGAGTCGACGCGGATCCGGCCGCACGTATGA
- a CDS encoding ROK family protein, which translates to MHAIGVDLGGTKTAAGVVSDTGEVLFSETIPTLNRDGGEAILNATASLVAELIGRAAAAGIVVDHVGVGAAGVIDARTGEVVSATDAILGWAGTAISADLAARLALPPSSVQAVNDVHTHALGETWTGAAAGTASSLLVAFGTGVGGSFVHEGTPVLGHRYVGGHVGHFASPYAFHDGQPVPCVCGGAGHVEAIASGPAIREAYRRLRGRAPVSDARSVFALAADGDAIAIKTIGVAAAAAGQAVGGLANILDPEVVVVSGGLADAGAPWWRPMERAVRAELLPALAGVPLLPASLGNAAAIVGAARLVLTQATILQRN; encoded by the coding sequence ATGCACGCCATTGGTGTTGACCTGGGCGGGACTAAAACTGCTGCCGGGGTCGTCTCAGACACGGGTGAAGTCCTGTTTTCCGAGACCATTCCCACCCTCAACCGTGATGGCGGCGAGGCAATTCTCAACGCCACTGCCAGCCTGGTTGCTGAACTCATTGGACGGGCAGCTGCTGCCGGAATCGTCGTCGATCATGTCGGCGTCGGTGCGGCCGGTGTCATTGATGCCCGCACCGGTGAAGTGGTTTCAGCGACCGATGCGATCCTCGGCTGGGCCGGAACAGCAATCAGCGCCGACCTGGCAGCGCGGCTGGCCCTGCCGCCGTCGTCCGTTCAAGCCGTGAATGACGTCCACACCCACGCGCTTGGCGAGACTTGGACCGGTGCCGCCGCCGGGACTGCGAGTTCACTCCTGGTTGCCTTCGGCACAGGCGTCGGCGGCAGTTTCGTCCACGAAGGCACACCGGTTCTGGGACACCGCTACGTGGGCGGACACGTTGGCCACTTTGCCTCGCCGTACGCCTTCCACGACGGCCAGCCAGTGCCCTGTGTCTGCGGCGGAGCAGGGCATGTTGAAGCCATCGCCTCGGGACCTGCCATCCGGGAAGCCTACCGGCGGTTGCGCGGGCGGGCACCCGTGTCTGATGCCCGCAGTGTTTTCGCCCTCGCCGCCGATGGTGATGCCATCGCCATAAAGACCATCGGCGTCGCTGCCGCTGCGGCCGGGCAGGCCGTGGGAGGGTTGGCAAACATATTGGACCCGGAAGTCGTGGTGGTCTCAGGTGGGCTCGCGGACGCGGGAGCGCCCTGGTGGCGTCCGATGGAACGGGCCGTCCGGGCCGAACTCCTCCCGGCTCTGGCCGGCGTTCCCCTGCTTCCTGCCTCACTTGGTAACGCTGCCGCCATAGTGGGCGCAGCCCGCCTCGTTCTCACCCAAGCCACGATTCTACAAAGGAACTGA
- a CDS encoding FadR/GntR family transcriptional regulator, giving the protein MTVAPASVSPARFSAQIRSQALQTRIMDLILERGLDVGDALPTESELSAELGVGRNTVRESLKVLQALGVIEIRHGFGMFVAPNNFSALVSGLTFRGRLSLRHKGEEAMELIDVRQALESGLIGSAIDLLTEDHLADLRATMEAMQDAAGKGELLVQHDAEFHRRLYAPLNNELLINLMDVFWQVYRQIHEALGSGPVNLEEQVQIHWDIYHAVADRDKALASERLQRHFDGIRRKLKDVAST; this is encoded by the coding sequence GTGACAGTAGCACCCGCCTCGGTATCGCCGGCAAGGTTCAGCGCGCAAATCCGTTCCCAGGCCCTGCAGACGCGGATCATGGACCTCATCCTGGAGCGAGGGCTGGATGTTGGCGATGCCCTTCCCACTGAGAGTGAGCTCTCCGCTGAGCTTGGCGTAGGGCGGAACACTGTCCGGGAGTCCTTGAAGGTGCTGCAGGCCCTTGGTGTCATTGAGATCCGGCACGGGTTCGGCATGTTTGTCGCTCCGAACAATTTCAGCGCACTGGTGTCCGGGCTGACGTTCCGGGGCAGGCTTTCGCTCCGGCACAAAGGCGAGGAAGCGATGGAGCTGATCGATGTGCGGCAGGCTCTTGAGTCCGGTCTTATCGGCTCGGCCATAGACCTCTTGACGGAGGATCATTTGGCTGATCTGCGCGCCACGATGGAAGCAATGCAGGACGCTGCCGGTAAGGGTGAACTCCTTGTTCAACACGACGCGGAGTTTCACCGCCGTCTCTATGCACCTTTGAACAACGAGCTGCTCATCAACCTGATGGACGTGTTCTGGCAGGTCTACCGCCAGATTCATGAGGCGTTGGGCTCCGGGCCGGTCAACCTTGAAGAACAGGTCCAGATCCATTGGGACATCTACCACGCAGTGGCAGATAGGGACAAAGCCTTGGCTTCTGAACGCCTTCAGCGCCACTTCGACGGTATCCGCCGCAAATTGAAAGACGTCGCGTCAACCTAA
- a CDS encoding sodium/solute symporter → MNPVVGIAAFAAVSLATAVIGFYGLRISRTTGDFYVASRTVRPWWNASAIGGEYLSAASFLGVAGLILLSGTDALWYPVGYTAGYLMLLLFVAAPLRRSGAYTIPDFTEARLDSRAVRRVTSVVVVLVGWLYIVPQLHGAALAIRITTGLPAWVGQVAVVAVVCVTVVAGGMRSITFVQAFQYWLKLTALAVPILFILFVLAGNGAPAVAEAGANPTAAAPASPYQSISLLVALLFGTLGLPHVLVRFYTNPDGQSARRTTLIVLGLLSVFYLFPTAYGLIGRLFAPGLAQSGQADALVLLLPGRMIGGPAGDLLSALVVAGAFAAFLSTTSGLVVSLAGVISQDVLGGSVRGFRLAAVISAVVPLGIASMTDSLALAGTVGLVFAFTASTICPVLLLGIWWRGLTDAGAIAGMVTGGLLCGGAMVAGSVLGGAGAPSWLAQPAAWTVPAAFAVMVLVSRATKQRVPRAITRLMTRLHTPERPLATDR, encoded by the coding sequence GTGAACCCGGTCGTCGGCATCGCGGCCTTCGCCGCCGTCTCGCTGGCCACCGCTGTGATTGGTTTCTATGGTCTCCGGATCTCCCGCACCACCGGGGATTTCTACGTGGCGTCCCGCACGGTCCGGCCCTGGTGGAACGCCTCGGCGATCGGCGGGGAGTACCTCTCCGCGGCAAGCTTCCTCGGCGTCGCCGGGCTGATCCTGCTCTCCGGCACGGATGCCCTGTGGTATCCGGTGGGCTACACCGCCGGCTATTTGATGCTGCTGCTCTTCGTGGCGGCGCCCTTGAGGCGGTCCGGTGCGTACACCATTCCCGATTTCACCGAGGCCCGGCTCGATTCACGGGCGGTCCGCCGGGTCACGAGCGTGGTGGTGGTGCTGGTCGGCTGGCTGTACATCGTCCCGCAGCTGCACGGGGCGGCACTGGCCATCCGGATCACCACCGGCCTTCCGGCCTGGGTGGGGCAGGTGGCCGTCGTTGCCGTCGTCTGCGTGACGGTGGTGGCCGGCGGGATGCGCTCCATCACGTTTGTCCAGGCCTTCCAGTACTGGCTCAAGCTGACCGCGCTGGCCGTGCCGATCCTCTTCATCCTGTTCGTGCTGGCCGGCAACGGCGCGCCCGCCGTGGCCGAGGCCGGGGCGAATCCCACCGCAGCCGCCCCGGCGAGCCCCTACCAGAGCATCTCCCTGCTGGTGGCGCTGCTGTTCGGGACACTGGGGCTGCCCCATGTGCTGGTGCGGTTCTACACCAATCCGGATGGCCAGTCCGCCCGACGGACCACGCTGATTGTGCTGGGCCTGCTCTCGGTCTTTTACCTGTTCCCCACCGCCTACGGCCTGATCGGGCGCCTCTTTGCCCCCGGGCTGGCACAGAGCGGCCAGGCCGACGCGCTGGTCCTGCTCTTGCCGGGCCGGATGATCGGCGGCCCGGCCGGGGACCTGTTGTCAGCCCTGGTCGTGGCGGGCGCCTTCGCCGCCTTCCTTTCCACCACGTCCGGGCTGGTGGTCTCGTTGGCAGGCGTGATCAGCCAGGACGTGCTCGGCGGGAGCGTCCGGGGCTTCCGGCTCGCGGCGGTCATCTCCGCCGTCGTGCCGTTGGGGATCGCGTCCATGACGGACTCCCTGGCCCTGGCCGGAACGGTGGGGCTGGTGTTTGCCTTCACGGCCTCGACCATCTGCCCGGTGCTGCTGCTGGGAATCTGGTGGCGCGGCCTGACGGATGCAGGGGCCATCGCCGGGATGGTGACCGGCGGCCTGCTGTGCGGCGGGGCCATGGTGGCCGGTTCCGTACTGGGCGGCGCCGGTGCGCCATCCTGGCTCGCGCAGCCAGCTGCCTGGACGGTACCCGCAGCCTTCGCCGTCATGGTGCTGGTGTCCCGGGCCACGAAGCAACGGGTGCCGCGGGCCATTACCCGGCTGATGACCCGGCTGCACACCCCCGAAAGGCCGCTCGCTACCGACCGCTAG
- a CDS encoding solute symporter family protein, with amino-acid sequence MTLMVPAVNVADLKDTTLLNMAIFGLFVAITMVIVIKASRNNKTAADYYAAGRSFSGSQNGTAIAGDYLSAASFLGITGAIAINGYDGFMYSIGFLVAWLVALLLVAELLRNTGKFTMADVLSFRLKQRPVRIAAAISTLAVCFFYLLAQMAGAGSLISLLLGISDWGGQALVIIVVGGLMIMYVLIGGMKGTTWVQIIKAILLIAGAAVMTIWVLAIYGFNLSALLGGAVETANNPAILNPGLQYGKSETSKLDFMSLGLALVLGTAALPHVLMRFYTVPTAKEARKSVVWSIWLIGLFYLFTLVLGYGAAALVGAETIRSAPGGVNSAAPLLAFHLGGPLLLGFISAVAFATILAVVAGLTITAAASFAHDIYANVIAKGKADADTEVKVARRTVVVIGIMAIVGGIFANGQNVAFLVALAFAVAASANLPTIIYSLFWRRFTTQGAIWSMYGGLGSAIILIALSPVVSGTKTSMIPGANFAIFPLSNPGIVSIPLAFFLGWLGTVLDKKLEDTTKQAEMEVRSLTGVGAEKATDH; translated from the coding sequence ATGACGCTCATGGTTCCCGCAGTAAACGTTGCGGACCTCAAGGACACCACGCTGCTCAACATGGCCATTTTCGGCCTGTTCGTCGCGATCACCATGGTCATCGTGATCAAGGCCAGCCGCAACAACAAGACGGCGGCCGACTACTACGCCGCCGGGCGTTCGTTCAGCGGTTCGCAGAACGGAACGGCCATCGCCGGCGATTACCTTTCCGCAGCCTCGTTCCTCGGCATCACCGGCGCGATTGCGATCAACGGCTACGACGGCTTCATGTACTCGATCGGCTTCCTGGTCGCCTGGCTCGTCGCCCTGCTCCTGGTCGCCGAACTGCTGCGCAACACCGGCAAGTTCACGATGGCCGATGTGCTCTCCTTCCGGCTCAAGCAGCGGCCGGTGCGGATCGCCGCCGCCATCTCGACCCTTGCGGTCTGCTTCTTTTACCTGCTGGCCCAGATGGCCGGTGCGGGCAGCCTGATCTCGCTTCTGCTGGGCATCAGCGACTGGGGCGGGCAGGCGCTGGTCATCATCGTCGTCGGCGGCCTCATGATCATGTACGTCCTGATCGGCGGCATGAAGGGCACCACCTGGGTGCAGATCATCAAGGCCATCCTCCTCATCGCCGGTGCCGCGGTCATGACCATCTGGGTCCTGGCGATCTACGGCTTCAACCTCTCGGCGCTGCTCGGCGGGGCCGTGGAGACCGCGAACAATCCGGCCATCCTCAACCCGGGACTGCAGTACGGCAAGTCCGAGACCTCCAAGCTCGACTTCATGTCCCTCGGGCTCGCACTGGTCCTCGGCACCGCCGCCCTGCCGCACGTGCTGATGCGCTTCTACACGGTTCCGACCGCCAAGGAAGCCCGCAAGTCCGTGGTGTGGTCCATCTGGCTGATCGGCCTGTTCTACCTCTTCACCCTGGTCCTCGGATACGGTGCTGCGGCACTCGTCGGCGCTGAGACGATCAGGTCGGCCCCCGGCGGAGTCAACTCGGCTGCACCGCTGCTGGCCTTCCACCTCGGCGGCCCGCTCCTGCTCGGCTTCATCTCGGCCGTGGCTTTTGCCACCATCCTCGCTGTTGTGGCCGGCCTGACCATCACCGCGGCGGCGTCCTTTGCCCATGACATCTACGCCAACGTCATCGCCAAGGGCAAGGCCGATGCCGACACCGAGGTGAAGGTTGCCCGCCGGACCGTCGTGGTCATTGGAATCATGGCCATCGTTGGCGGCATCTTCGCGAACGGCCAGAACGTCGCGTTCCTCGTGGCACTTGCGTTCGCCGTGGCCGCCTCGGCCAACCTCCCGACGATCATCTACTCGCTGTTCTGGCGCCGTTTCACCACCCAGGGCGCCATCTGGAGCATGTACGGCGGACTGGGCTCGGCAATCATCCTCATCGCGCTTTCCCCGGTGGTTTCGGGAACCAAGACCTCGATGATCCCGGGCGCCAACTTCGCGATCTTCCCCCTGAGCAACCCCGGCATTGTCTCCATTCCGCTGGCCTTCTTCCTGGGCTGGCTCGGTACGGTGCTGGACAAGAAGCTGGAAGACACCACCAAGCAGGCCGAGATGGAAGTCCGCTCCCTCACGGGCGTGGGCGCCGAAAAGGCCACGGACCACTAG